TGATGCGTCAACTGGCCGCCCGAGACCCGCGGGTGCGCTGCCTGTTCCATGAGCAGAACCAGGGGCTCTCCGGCGCCCGCAACACCTTGCTGCAGGCGGCGACCGGCGACTACGTCTGGTTCCTCGATTCCGACGACTACCTCATGCCCGGCGCCCTGCCCGGCCTGCGCGCCCTGGCCGAGCGGCACGCACCGGCGCTGGTGATGTGCGACTTCCGCATGGTGCGCACGCCGATGAAACGCAAGCACCGTTGGCGCGGCGAGCTGCACAAGCGCACCTTCTTCGGACCTGAACGTGAATTGCTGAACGACCGCTCGATGCTCTTCATCGGCCTGTTCGAAGCCGGGCAGATGCACAGCTGGTCCAAGATCGCCAAGCGCAGCGTCTGGGGCGACCAACTGCGATTTCCGGTCGGTCGCTATTTCGAGGACATGGGCACCACGCCCTTCCTGGCCCTGCTGGCGCAGAACTACTGGTACGAGCCGTCGGTGTGGGTGGCCTATCGCCAGCGCGAAGGCTCCATCCTGCACACGCCCAACCTGAAGAAGGCGGAGCATCTGGCGCATGCGCTGTCGGGATTGCGCGAGGCGGCCGCCAAGGCGTCGCTGTCCAGCGCAGCCAAGTTCGCCTGGGCCCATTTCGCGGCCCGCAACTTCATCAGCGCCGCCCGCATGGCCCATCGGGCCGAACCGGCTGGCTGCTCCGGGCTGATCGGCCACTACCGGGCCGAATTCGAACGGGCCTCGCCGATCTCGCTGCGAGAACTGGAGCTGAGCTATCTGCGTCGCGGCTGGTGGATCCGGGCCCTGCGCCTGCGCCATTGGCTGGCGCGGGCGGACGTCTCCAAAGTACGCAGCGCGGCTTGATCCGAGCCGTGATCCCAGGTGTGATCCGAGGTGTGAGCCGAGGTGTGACGAGAGGGGCTTTTGCCGAGGCCCGAACCCACCAATGACCGCAGGCCCTGGGCACCGCGGCAGCACCTACAACGACAGCAACATCGCCTCGTAGCGCTGCGTCATCAATTCGACGCTGTGCTCGTCGATCGCGCGTTGACGCGCCGCAGCGCCCAAGCTCGCCGCCAGCGTCGGATCGCGCAGCAGCCGCTCCAGCGCCTGCGCCAGCGCCGCAGGGTCGGCCTCCGGCACCAGCAGCCCGGTTCGGTCCTGCTCCAGCACGCCTTCGACGCCCGGCACCAGCGACGCCACACAAGCGCAGCCCGCCGCCATAGCTTCCAGCAGCGCCAGCGGCATGCCCTCCCAGTGGGTGGACAAGACGAAGATCCGCTGGCTGATCAACAGGCCGGGGATGTCGCCGTGATGGCCGAGAAAGCGCACCTGATCGCCCAACTTGAGCGACTCGACCAACCGCTCCGCCGCCTCGCGATAGCTGGACTTGCCGCCGCCGGCCAGATGCAGCGTCGGACGCAGCCCCCGGTCGCGCAGCAGCGCGACCGCGCGGATCAAGGTCTGCGGGTCCTTCTGCCGCGCAAACCGGGCGGACATCACGATGCCCGGCTCACGCTGTTCAGACGGATGGGCCGGCGCCTGGGCAAAGCGCTCCAGCCGGATGCCGTTCGGAATGGCCAGCGTCAGCGCCTCCGGCATGCCCAAGGCGACCAACTGGCGCCGCACCCCTTCCGACACGCCCACCAGTTTGGCGCTGTGCTGGCTCAGCTTCAGCGCGGCAGCGCGCTTGGCGCGGGTGTAGCGCTCGCGCGCGTTGTGCTCCACCTGCACCAGCTTCGGCACCCGGGCCCACAAGCCGGCGCGGCGACCCAGCAGATGCTCGGGAAAGCCATGCGCCATCAGCACGTCCGGTCGAAGGTTCAGGCACAGGCGGCGCAGCGACCAGATCGTCGCCAGATGCGACCAGCCCGGCACCACATGCACCGCCAAGCCTAGGTCACGCAGCGCCTGCAGACGAGCGCGGTTGGCCTCGCTGTCGGTGTTGCGCTTGCGGCGCAGCACCAGCACAGGCGCGATGTGGGTGCTCTTGAGTTGGGCGACACAGAGGTCGATCGCCACTTGCGTCGCACCCGAAAATCCACCGGTCACAAAATGCAGCACGCGACGCCGACCGTCTGGCGTCGGCAAGTTTGGAGAAGGCTCAACCATCGCGGCAGTTTATTCGCATGCCCCCTGGGGCCAACGGGCCCCTCCGCGCATGAGAAGCCCCGGTAAATGTCGGTAGTTCGATGGCTGTGCGCGCCGAACTGGCGCCACAATTCGCACAACCTTTGAGCAGGTCCCTGGCGGCCCCCGTTATGAAGACTGACTACCTGATCGTCGGCGCCGGCTTTTCCGGCTCCGTTTGCGCGCGTGTGCTGGCGGACGCCGGCAAGACGGTCCACCTGATCGACAAGCGGCCGCACATCGGCGGCAACGCCTTCGACCAGCGTGATGCCCAGGGCGTGCTGATCCATCCCTACGGTCCGCACATCTTCCACACCAATGCGAAGAAGGTGTTCGAGTTCCTCTCGCGCTTCACCACCTGGCGCTTCTATGAGCACCGGGTGCTGGCGCAGGTCGGCGAGCAGTTGCTGCCGATCCCGATCAATCGCACCACGATCAACCAGCTCTACGGCCTGTCGCTGACCGAGGACGAGGTCCAGGGCTATCTCGAGACCGTGCGCGAGCCCCGCGATCCGCTGCGCACCAGCGAGGATGTGGTGCTCAACAGCGTCGGCCCCGACCTGTGCGACAAGTTCTTTCGTGGCTACACCCGCAAGCAATGGGGACTGGATCTGTCGCAGCTGTCCGCCGGCGTGGCCGCCCGCATTCCCACACGCAGCAA
The Roseateles amylovorans genome window above contains:
- a CDS encoding glycosyltransferase family 2 protein, with translation MSASSASPPTDRLAPTADGITPPWLSVLIPVYNVQDYLRECVESVLSQADHGVEVLMVDDCSTDGSAALMRQLAARDPRVRCLFHEQNQGLSGARNTLLQAATGDYVWFLDSDDYLMPGALPGLRALAERHAPALVMCDFRMVRTPMKRKHRWRGELHKRTFFGPERELLNDRSMLFIGLFEAGQMHSWSKIAKRSVWGDQLRFPVGRYFEDMGTTPFLALLAQNYWYEPSVWVAYRQREGSILHTPNLKKAEHLAHALSGLREAAAKASLSSAAKFAWAHFAARNFISAARMAHRAEPAGCSGLIGHYRAEFERASPISLRELELSYLRRGWWIRALRLRHWLARADVSKVRSAA
- a CDS encoding glycosyltransferase, whose amino-acid sequence is MVEPSPNLPTPDGRRRVLHFVTGGFSGATQVAIDLCVAQLKSTHIAPVLVLRRKRNTDSEANRARLQALRDLGLAVHVVPGWSHLATIWSLRRLCLNLRPDVLMAHGFPEHLLGRRAGLWARVPKLVQVEHNARERYTRAKRAAALKLSQHSAKLVGVSEGVRRQLVALGMPEALTLAIPNGIRLERFAQAPAHPSEQREPGIVMSARFARQKDPQTLIRAVALLRDRGLRPTLHLAGGGKSSYREAAERLVESLKLGDQVRFLGHHGDIPGLLISQRIFVLSTHWEGMPLALLEAMAAGCACVASLVPGVEGVLEQDRTGLLVPEADPAALAQALERLLRDPTLAASLGAAARQRAIDEHSVELMTQRYEAMLLSL